One genomic region from Bacteroidales bacterium encodes:
- a CDS encoding glucosylceramidase gives MNIKIGKCSYGVLFASIVLSSMLSCSNKAEDENSNNPSDIVKTDVVFWLTNSDQSVLFQKQNISLLFETKTNQFPTINIDTTQVYQTIDGFGFCLTGGSANVINHLPLAERDALIEELFSTDSTFIGISYIRVSIGASDLSSSVFSYDDMYNGQTDLALNNFSLEKDKTDLIPVLKQALLHNPDLKILGSPWSPPAWMKTNNSSVGGSLKPEYYDVYARYLVKYIQSMEDEGIHIDAITPQNEPLNPNNNPSLSMSSAEQANFIKNNLGPAFLSANLTTKIIVYDHNCDHPEYPIYILNDANASQYIDGSAFHLYAGDISALSQVHDAFPSKSVYFTEQWVGGGSDFKGNLQWHVKNLIIGAISNWSKNVIEWNLASDPNYQPHTNGGCSTCEGALTIGATIKRNVSYYIIAHASKFVPAGSVRISTDIPTKLPNVAFKTPAGKKVLIVLNENADYQAFNIKFNGQEVTVTIKNGSVATFIW, from the coding sequence ATGAATATTAAAATAGGAAAATGTAGTTATGGTGTTTTATTTGCTAGTATAGTTTTATCTTCTATGCTAAGCTGCAGTAATAAGGCGGAAGATGAAAATTCTAACAATCCTTCAGATATTGTGAAAACAGATGTGGTTTTCTGGCTAACAAATTCTGACCAGTCCGTATTATTCCAGAAACAAAATATAAGCTTGCTGTTTGAAACTAAAACCAATCAATTTCCGACTATTAATATTGATACAACACAGGTATATCAAACAATTGATGGGTTTGGATTTTGCTTAACAGGGGGTAGTGCAAATGTTATCAACCATTTACCTTTAGCTGAACGTGATGCTCTGATCGAAGAACTTTTTTCAACGGACAGCACTTTTATAGGTATCAGTTATATAAGAGTTAGTATTGGGGCTTCCGATCTCAGTTCCTCAGTTTTTTCTTACGATGATATGTACAATGGTCAAACAGATCTTGCTTTGAACAACTTCAGCCTTGAAAAGGACAAAACAGATTTAATACCAGTACTAAAACAAGCTCTTTTACATAACCCAGATTTAAAAATTCTAGGTTCTCCATGGTCTCCCCCTGCATGGATGAAAACTAATAATAGTTCTGTTGGAGGTAGTTTAAAACCAGAATATTACGATGTATATGCTCGTTATCTGGTAAAATATATTCAAAGTATGGAGGACGAAGGTATACATATTGATGCCATAACTCCTCAAAACGAGCCATTGAATCCCAATAACAACCCAAGTTTGTCAATGTCATCGGCTGAGCAAGCAAATTTTATTAAAAATAATCTTGGCCCTGCTTTCTTATCAGCAAATTTAACTACTAAAATAATAGTCTATGATCATAACTGTGATCACCCTGAATATCCCATTTATATATTAAACGATGCTAATGCTAGCCAATATATAGATGGCTCTGCATTTCATTTGTATGCTGGTGATATATCAGCCTTGTCACAAGTACATGATGCATTTCCAAGCAAAAGTGTATATTTTACTGAACAGTGGGTAGGTGGTGGTAGCGATTTTAAGGGTAATTTACAGTGGCATGTAAAAAACCTTATTATTGGGGCAATTTCAAATTGGAGTAAAAATGTTATTGAGTGGAATCTGGCATCTGATCCTAATTATCAACCACACACCAATGGAGGCTGCTCAACCTGTGAAGGAGCTTTAACGATCGGAGCCACAATTAAACGAAATGTATCATATTATATAATAGCTCACGCATCAAAATTTGTTCCTGCTGGTTCGGTTAGAATCTCAACTGATATTCCTACGAAGTTACCAAATGTAGCCTTTAAAACTCCTGCTGGCAAGAAAGTTCTCATTGTATTGAATGAGAATGCTGATTACCAAGCGTTCAATATCAAATTTAATGGACAAGAAGTTACAGTTACAATTAAGAATGGCTCCGTTGCAACCTTTATTTGGTAA
- a CDS encoding PKD domain-containing protein, whose protein sequence is MRMLITKRSISNLMDKKLQLQLRMAPLQPLFGKTMKRKLSPKGTNIYFIIIQKFIRIMPYSIVPFHEQILNISFNSIFTNSLKPTKMKHLTKYSWGMILLLFISLFSACKEDNTEPEVISSFTYQVDAGNYKLVAFTSAAQNFKTLSWDFGDASALSTETNPSHTYAATGTYTVKLTATSPKGATDVYQDDIVITDPNAELTKLVGDVSKTWKLLRVTTGGRYPLEVGPWDHSTIWWAMGKGNDELSKRPCLLNDEWTFTRSGLTLQYDPKGDYWAEAGIYANPGNVCAATSSMVGKYGEDLSAWGGGTFTFVLTPGSPETLKAVGKGAFVGFCKLGNGAEVSNGTSVANPLVIPTSVTYNVVKLTDGAVDTLIIEGQYKWDAGDGGYWRFVLVHYDNSADEPAIPGPKPTTGFTYTMNGLTVTCTNTTTDGVTYLWDFGDGGTSTEQSPIHTYLAGGPYTIKLIATNPNGSTNAQKSAFVTADVLTDALLQGGAWKVLAEEMSIFVGPGLGDGSWWAVPKSYMVSGTGTDNWTCITDDEFKFSVGGVYTYDTKGSTRNDGYFGGTNGCIDDAGIAASGNGAAFGSASHTYAFTPAAGNAKAIITLTNGAGKAAFLGFYKGYNGVASGVKGGENSDKTVAPNFGSATNTYSVMGYAHTTAKDYLFVSVDVSAAHDGGSAWSIILVR, encoded by the coding sequence ATGAGAATGCTGATTACCAAGCGTTCAATATCAAATTTAATGGACAAGAAGTTACAGTTACAATTAAGAATGGCTCCGTTGCAACCTTTATTTGGTAAAACTATGAAACGGAAATTATCCCCAAAAGGAACAAATATTTACTTTATTATAATCCAAAAATTTATCAGGATAATGCCTTACTCTATTGTACCATTTCATGAACAAATCCTAAATATATCTTTTAACTCAATTTTTACTAATTCACTAAAACCAACAAAAATGAAACACCTAACAAAGTACAGTTGGGGAATGATACTATTATTATTCATTTCTCTATTTTCAGCCTGTAAAGAGGATAATACTGAACCCGAGGTTATTTCGAGTTTCACTTATCAGGTTGATGCTGGCAACTATAAATTAGTTGCCTTCACGAGCGCAGCTCAAAATTTCAAAACTCTTTCGTGGGATTTCGGCGACGCATCTGCATTATCAACGGAGACAAACCCTTCCCACACTTATGCTGCAACAGGTACATATACTGTAAAACTAACTGCTACTTCACCTAAGGGTGCTACTGATGTGTATCAAGATGATATAGTTATTACAGACCCAAATGCAGAGCTTACCAAATTGGTCGGTGACGTTTCCAAAACGTGGAAATTGCTACGCGTAACTACTGGTGGTCGCTACCCTCTTGAAGTTGGTCCTTGGGATCATTCAACTATTTGGTGGGCAATGGGTAAGGGTAATGATGAACTCTCAAAACGACCATGTTTGTTGAATGATGAATGGACTTTTACTCGCAGTGGGTTAACATTACAATATGATCCTAAAGGCGATTACTGGGCAGAAGCTGGAATATATGCTAATCCTGGCAACGTTTGCGCAGCTACATCGTCAATGGTTGGAAAATATGGCGAAGATCTTTCAGCTTGGGGTGGCGGTACCTTTACTTTTGTGCTTACTCCTGGATCTCCAGAAACTCTTAAGGCTGTTGGAAAGGGTGCTTTTGTTGGTTTCTGTAAGTTGGGTAATGGTGCTGAAGTTTCAAACGGCACTTCTGTTGCAAACCCATTAGTTATACCTACATCGGTAACTTACAATGTTGTTAAACTGACTGATGGTGCTGTTGATACTCTAATTATTGAAGGTCAATATAAATGGGATGCTGGCGATGGTGGATACTGGAGATTTGTTCTGGTTCACTATGACAATTCTGCAGATGAACCTGCAATCCCTGGACCAAAACCAACCACAGGGTTCACATATACAATGAATGGACTTACTGTTACTTGTACAAATACAACAACTGATGGAGTTACTTATCTCTGGGATTTTGGCGATGGTGGAACTTCAACAGAACAAAGCCCAATACATACTTATTTAGCAGGTGGTCCATATACTATTAAGTTAATTGCTACAAATCCTAATGGTAGCACTAATGCTCAAAAGAGCGCATTTGTAACTGCAGATGTTCTAACTGATGCCTTGTTACAAGGTGGTGCTTGGAAGGTTCTTGCTGAAGAAATGAGCATTTTTGTGGGTCCGGGCTTAGGAGATGGTTCTTGGTGGGCTGTTCCAAAGAGTTACATGGTTAGTGGAACTGGAACCGATAACTGGACATGTATAACTGATGATGAGTTTAAATTCAGTGTAGGTGGCGTGTATACCTATGATACCAAAGGTAGTACCCGTAACGATGGCTATTTTGGTGGTACTAATGGTTGTATTGATGACGCAGGTATTGCTGCCAGCGGAAATGGTGCTGCATTTGGTTCTGCAAGCCATACTTACGCATTTACTCCAGCTGCTGGTAATGCTAAAGCAATTATTACTCTTACCAATGGTGCTGGAAAAGCTGCATTTCTTGGCTTCTATAAAGGATACAACGGTGTTGCAAGTGGTGTAAAAGGTGGAGAAAACTCAGATAAAACTGTCGCTCCTAATTTTGGTTCAGCAACTAATACCTATTCAGTAATGGGTTATGCTCATACAACTGCTAAAGATTATTTATTTGTATCAGTAGATGTATCAGCAGCTCACGATGGTGG